The following are from one region of the Mauremys reevesii isolate NIE-2019 linkage group 2, ASM1616193v1, whole genome shotgun sequence genome:
- the SNAP47 gene encoding synaptosomal-associated protein 47 isoform X1 encodes MATLRLPENPESADRGDRSVISVEEEPNSELMNADVCIHAWPCSYYLDTEKRWVSGRLSLTPIAVRFTADKTRELLVSFHLSSISEIKKESSSLIFSSLTILEKTTKHWFSSLQPNRNVVFNILEHFWREQLLSCPGAGAQADSLQMTKGKELTGLLAASQKRMEDTTKVLHYQGEQFDNIMKGLNKIDSEMDVADRLLTELESPSWWPFRGKLWKGPLEAKPKEEATISGSKNQEGVIIRIPVIITHGTNSNVMPGKFTLLVSGLEISDSNSQVIHRFEVKDVDDIKVHTPYEVSIRQRFIGKPDTSYRLLSAKMPEAIPVLEMQFSKKIHFLEDALGFFGARKSPQADLGNSIWQAATGRIASVVQPGSSSGEGGGGQAQLQKQKQIVSESETQELKQILKKLKSLALETDTELERQDEVLDVITTSVDRATLNIDKQNRRMKKLT; translated from the exons ATGGCAACCCTGAGGCTGCCTGAGAATCCTGAATCTGCAGACAGAG GTGACAGGTCTGTCATCAGTGTAGAAGAGGAGCCGAACAGCGAGCTAATGAATGCAGACGTATGTATCCATGCGTGGCCCTGTTCCTATTACTTAGACACTGAGAAACGATGGGTCTCTGGCAGACTCTCACTGACTCCTATTGCGGTCAGGTTTACAGCTGACAAGACCAGAGAGCTTCTGGTCAGCTTCCATCTTTCCAGCATCAGTGAGATCAAGAAGGAGTCCTCCAGTTTAATATTCAGCTCCCTTACAATTCTGGAGAAGACCACCAAGCACTGGTTCAGTTCCCTCCAGCCCAATAGAAACGTGGTCTTCAACATCCTCGAGCACTTCTggagggagcagctgctgtcGTGCCCAGGGGCTGGCGCTCAGGCAGATTCTCTGCAAATGACGAAAGGGAAAGAACTGACTGGTTTACTGGCTGCATCCCAGAAACGTATGGAGGATACAACAAAGGTGCTCCACTATCAGGGTGAACAGTTTGATAACATCATGAAAGGACTGAACAAGATTGACTCTGAAATGGATGTGGCAGACAG GTTGTTGACGGAACTTGAATCGCCTTCTTGGTGGCCATTCCGTGGCAAACTCTGGAAAGGGCCATTGGAAGCAAAGCCGAAGGAAGAAGCCACGATTTCAGGGTCAAAGAACCAGGAAGGAGTAATAATCAGAATTCCAGTTATCATCACCCACGGAACGAATTCTAATGTCATGCCAGGAAAATTCACACTTCTGGTTTCTGGCCTGGAAATCAGTGACTCCAATTCTCAGGTCATTCACCGGTTCGAAGTGAAAGACGTAGATGATATCAAAGTTCATACGCCATACGAGGTCAGCATCCGTCAGAGGTTTATTGGGAAGCCAGACACCTCTTACAGGCTGTTGTCAGCAAAGATGCCAGAAGCAATCCCAGTCTTGGAGATGCAGTTTAGCAAGAAAATACACTTTTTGGAAGATGCATTGGGATTTTTCGGTGCAAGGAAATCTCCTCAGGCAGATCTGGGCAATTCCATTTGGCAAGCAG CCACTGGACGCATAGCAAGCGTGGTGCAACCTGGATCCTCATCGGGAGAAGGCGGAGGCGGGCAGGCTcagctgcaaaagcaaaaacaaattgtgtctgAGTCAGAAACTCAGGAACTTAAACAG ATACTGAAGAAACTTAAGAGCCTCGCCTTAGAAACAGACACAGAACTGGAGAGACAGGACGAAGTTCTTGATGTCATCACCACCTCTGTAGACCGGGCGACGTTGAATATTGACAAACAGAACCGCAGAATGAAGAAGCTAACGTAG
- the SNAP47 gene encoding synaptosomal-associated protein 47 isoform X2, which translates to MNADVCIHAWPCSYYLDTEKRWVSGRLSLTPIAVRFTADKTRELLVSFHLSSISEIKKESSSLIFSSLTILEKTTKHWFSSLQPNRNVVFNILEHFWREQLLSCPGAGAQADSLQMTKGKELTGLLAASQKRMEDTTKVLHYQGEQFDNIMKGLNKIDSEMDVADRLLTELESPSWWPFRGKLWKGPLEAKPKEEATISGSKNQEGVIIRIPVIITHGTNSNVMPGKFTLLVSGLEISDSNSQVIHRFEVKDVDDIKVHTPYEVSIRQRFIGKPDTSYRLLSAKMPEAIPVLEMQFSKKIHFLEDALGFFGARKSPQADLGNSIWQAATGRIASVVQPGSSSGEGGGGQAQLQKQKQIVSESETQELKQILKKLKSLALETDTELERQDEVLDVITTSVDRATLNIDKQNRRMKKLT; encoded by the exons ATGAATGCAGACGTATGTATCCATGCGTGGCCCTGTTCCTATTACTTAGACACTGAGAAACGATGGGTCTCTGGCAGACTCTCACTGACTCCTATTGCGGTCAGGTTTACAGCTGACAAGACCAGAGAGCTTCTGGTCAGCTTCCATCTTTCCAGCATCAGTGAGATCAAGAAGGAGTCCTCCAGTTTAATATTCAGCTCCCTTACAATTCTGGAGAAGACCACCAAGCACTGGTTCAGTTCCCTCCAGCCCAATAGAAACGTGGTCTTCAACATCCTCGAGCACTTCTggagggagcagctgctgtcGTGCCCAGGGGCTGGCGCTCAGGCAGATTCTCTGCAAATGACGAAAGGGAAAGAACTGACTGGTTTACTGGCTGCATCCCAGAAACGTATGGAGGATACAACAAAGGTGCTCCACTATCAGGGTGAACAGTTTGATAACATCATGAAAGGACTGAACAAGATTGACTCTGAAATGGATGTGGCAGACAG GTTGTTGACGGAACTTGAATCGCCTTCTTGGTGGCCATTCCGTGGCAAACTCTGGAAAGGGCCATTGGAAGCAAAGCCGAAGGAAGAAGCCACGATTTCAGGGTCAAAGAACCAGGAAGGAGTAATAATCAGAATTCCAGTTATCATCACCCACGGAACGAATTCTAATGTCATGCCAGGAAAATTCACACTTCTGGTTTCTGGCCTGGAAATCAGTGACTCCAATTCTCAGGTCATTCACCGGTTCGAAGTGAAAGACGTAGATGATATCAAAGTTCATACGCCATACGAGGTCAGCATCCGTCAGAGGTTTATTGGGAAGCCAGACACCTCTTACAGGCTGTTGTCAGCAAAGATGCCAGAAGCAATCCCAGTCTTGGAGATGCAGTTTAGCAAGAAAATACACTTTTTGGAAGATGCATTGGGATTTTTCGGTGCAAGGAAATCTCCTCAGGCAGATCTGGGCAATTCCATTTGGCAAGCAG CCACTGGACGCATAGCAAGCGTGGTGCAACCTGGATCCTCATCGGGAGAAGGCGGAGGCGGGCAGGCTcagctgcaaaagcaaaaacaaattgtgtctgAGTCAGAAACTCAGGAACTTAAACAG ATACTGAAGAAACTTAAGAGCCTCGCCTTAGAAACAGACACAGAACTGGAGAGACAGGACGAAGTTCTTGATGTCATCACCACCTCTGTAGACCGGGCGACGTTGAATATTGACAAACAGAACCGCAGAATGAAGAAGCTAACGTAG